The nucleotide window GCCGGCAGCAAAGGCCTTTAGATTAGCGTCAACAGTCTTGGGCGGTACGCTCTCACGAATCACTTTCTCCCAAGTCTCGGTTGGGATATCCATATGCTTGGCTAAAG belongs to Bacillota bacterium and includes:
- a CDS encoding indolepyruvate oxidoreductase subunit beta: LAKHMDIPTETWEKVIRESVPPKTVDANLKAFAAGGQY